In Persicimonas caeni, a single window of DNA contains:
- a CDS encoding BamA/OMP85 family outer membrane protein: MVTTGPKPYRPLLRRLLLAACALLLVTSCAGDEAAKRDMVVPGRTQLRVASFEITGTEQFDADTIKDGLATQEDAGWRTSISWMPLLGAEPQYFNRIQWRRDLERIRTFYKMRGYFNARIVSENIIESREKGAVRISIRIAEGQPTRVKDLEIEGLEPLNVKARKQVLKSLPLDEGDVFTQETYLTTRKELVDRLRQRSYAYAEISGRAVVNPQTNEAQVFYFLDPGPRAKFGKIYIIGNDEIDAEYVRNTIEIEPGEAYSGEQLEDAQQDIYDMGVFSLVSVLPAHQASGEVLEQAGVTREELEGLDVLGEDEDEEPPEKVYPDIPDDTREGPQQVEEPLEQVGPEVEEDIEEIQEAEAEVPGPLGISDVLASAQEQAESRVALEQSVPIIIRLKEARMWNVELGAGVSIETNRAAVQGQANWSSRNFLGGLRRLEHFNSLGYAWASNTGDVTTAAGPLLFGGRQSEADNEGIFVDSRLEFRQPQFLEPKTTLRATARLRRAIEVGYTVWNPQGTLGIERRFFDDLTIGLNYHLAYYKYSNVGSALLTAPQLGVDFEDEYFLEWLEPRIALDLRDSPINPQAGYFTALSIQNAGSYLLGGDFKFVKVQWGNEGYVPFDLFTRWVLAGRFRVGAIYNREPVEGEAEDTDRVEPVPIENRLYAGGANSLRGLGRNNLSLFRVGAFDPSRPRDIETVEVIPIGGLTLLEASLEPRFRLFKNLADIGPLWGVVFYDVATVVNDQLFYSTPASDALGTQTTDFGDLTSTLITSAGGGFFWLTPVGPVRADFALTLNDLSNDPRFRTCGPASRVQNEVTQTGISDCEFLPVERDPVQQQLNLDYSFFIGIGHSF; this comes from the coding sequence ATGGTGACAACCGGTCCCAAACCGTATCGACCGCTGCTCAGGCGGTTGCTGCTAGCTGCGTGCGCGCTGCTCCTTGTGACGAGTTGCGCGGGAGACGAAGCGGCAAAGCGCGACATGGTCGTCCCCGGACGAACTCAGCTGCGGGTGGCCTCGTTCGAGATCACCGGCACCGAGCAATTCGACGCAGACACGATCAAAGACGGCCTGGCGACTCAGGAGGACGCGGGCTGGCGTACTTCCATCTCGTGGATGCCGCTTTTGGGGGCCGAGCCCCAGTACTTCAACCGCATTCAATGGCGCCGCGACCTCGAGCGCATCCGCACGTTCTATAAGATGCGCGGCTACTTCAACGCCCGCATCGTCAGCGAGAATATTATCGAATCGCGCGAGAAGGGGGCTGTGCGTATCAGCATCCGGATTGCCGAAGGTCAGCCCACGCGCGTCAAGGATCTCGAGATCGAGGGGCTCGAGCCGTTGAACGTGAAGGCGCGAAAGCAGGTCTTGAAGTCATTGCCGCTCGATGAAGGCGACGTATTCACCCAGGAGACGTACCTGACGACTCGCAAAGAGCTCGTCGACCGCCTGCGCCAGCGCAGTTATGCCTACGCCGAGATCAGCGGCCGAGCCGTGGTCAACCCTCAGACCAACGAAGCTCAGGTCTTCTACTTTCTCGACCCGGGCCCGCGCGCGAAGTTCGGCAAGATCTACATCATCGGCAACGATGAGATTGACGCCGAATACGTGCGCAACACCATCGAAATCGAGCCGGGTGAAGCCTATTCAGGCGAACAACTCGAAGACGCCCAGCAAGACATCTACGACATGGGGGTCTTCAGCCTGGTCAGTGTGCTGCCAGCCCACCAGGCATCTGGTGAGGTGCTCGAGCAGGCGGGCGTGACCCGCGAAGAGCTCGAAGGGCTCGACGTGCTCGGCGAGGATGAAGACGAGGAGCCGCCGGAGAAGGTCTACCCCGATATTCCCGACGACACGCGTGAGGGTCCACAGCAAGTCGAAGAACCCCTCGAACAGGTCGGTCCCGAGGTCGAAGAGGATATCGAGGAGATTCAGGAGGCCGAGGCCGAGGTGCCCGGCCCACTGGGCATCTCCGATGTCCTGGCGTCGGCTCAAGAGCAAGCCGAGTCGCGTGTGGCGCTCGAACAAAGCGTCCCGATCATCATTCGCCTCAAAGAGGCTCGCATGTGGAACGTCGAACTCGGCGCCGGCGTGTCCATCGAGACAAATCGCGCTGCCGTTCAGGGCCAGGCCAACTGGTCGAGCCGCAACTTCTTGGGCGGGCTGCGACGACTCGAGCACTTCAACAGCCTCGGCTATGCGTGGGCCTCGAATACAGGTGATGTGACCACCGCGGCCGGACCGCTGCTCTTTGGTGGCCGTCAGTCCGAGGCGGACAACGAGGGCATCTTCGTCGACAGCCGCCTCGAGTTTCGCCAACCGCAATTCCTCGAGCCGAAGACCACGCTGCGGGCAACCGCGCGGCTCCGCCGCGCCATCGAGGTCGGCTACACGGTATGGAATCCACAAGGCACGTTGGGGATCGAGCGACGATTCTTCGACGACTTGACCATCGGGCTGAACTACCACCTCGCCTACTACAAGTACTCCAACGTCGGCAGCGCCCTGCTGACCGCCCCGCAGTTGGGGGTGGACTTCGAGGATGAGTACTTCCTCGAGTGGCTCGAGCCGCGTATCGCGCTCGATCTGCGTGACAGCCCGATCAACCCGCAGGCAGGCTATTTCACCGCCTTGTCGATCCAGAACGCCGGCTCCTACTTGCTCGGCGGCGACTTCAAATTTGTGAAAGTCCAGTGGGGCAACGAGGGCTATGTCCCCTTCGACCTGTTTACGAGATGGGTACTGGCGGGGCGGTTTCGGGTGGGAGCGATCTACAATCGTGAGCCCGTCGAGGGTGAGGCCGAGGACACCGATCGTGTCGAGCCGGTGCCGATCGAAAACCGACTGTACGCCGGTGGAGCCAACAGCCTACGAGGATTGGGGCGCAACAACCTGTCGTTGTTTCGCGTCGGCGCTTTCGACCCGTCGCGACCGCGAGACATCGAAACGGTCGAGGTGATCCCCATCGGCGGACTGACGCTGCTAGAAGCATCCCTCGAGCCGCGGTTTCGCCTGTTCAAGAACCTGGCCGACATCGGCCCCCTGTGGGGTGTGGTGTTCTACGACGTCGCCACCGTCGTCAACGATCAGCTCTTCTATTCGACCCCGGCCAGCGATGCGTTGGGCACGCAGACCACCGACTTCGGCGACTTGACCTCGACCTTGATCACCTCTGCGGGCGGCGGATTCTTTTGGCTCACGCCCGTCGGCCCGGTGCGCGCGGATTTCGCTCTGACCTTGAACGACTTGAGCAACGATCCGAGATTTCGCACATGTGGGCCAGCCAGTCGTGTGCAAAACGAAGTGACCCAAACGGGGATCAGTGATTGTGAGTTCTTGCCTGTGGAGCGGGAT
- a CDS encoding PAS domain S-box protein, which produces MDGGDDNPKEPRSRTHLRELAQARDFLTKVIEASPDAIVAAECTGDIVLFNGAAEAILGWSADEAVGMHVRNLYPPGDAERIMEMLRSQEHGGPGRLVSRREVVCSKDGRQIPVEISAGIVYEDGREKATVGIFTDLRQRLAMEERLEEATASLERTRRKALLAELAGAAAHELNQPLTSLLGYAEFVAERLAEDSTLQRPVQIIMREGQRIAEIVRKIGRITSYRTKEYVAGAKIVDLDASLFDSDPDFDPSLWLDSEQGESEEP; this is translated from the coding sequence ATGGACGGCGGCGACGACAATCCGAAGGAGCCGCGCTCTCGGACGCACCTGCGCGAGTTGGCGCAGGCGCGTGACTTTCTGACCAAAGTCATCGAGGCGAGCCCCGACGCGATCGTCGCCGCCGAGTGCACCGGCGACATCGTCCTGTTCAACGGCGCGGCCGAAGCCATTTTGGGCTGGAGCGCCGACGAAGCGGTCGGCATGCACGTTCGCAACCTCTACCCGCCGGGCGACGCCGAACGCATCATGGAGATGCTTCGCTCGCAGGAGCACGGCGGGCCCGGGCGCCTCGTGTCGCGTCGCGAGGTCGTCTGCAGCAAAGACGGCCGACAGATCCCCGTCGAGATTTCGGCGGGGATTGTCTATGAGGACGGGCGAGAGAAGGCCACCGTCGGCATCTTTACCGATCTGCGACAGCGCCTGGCGATGGAGGAGCGGCTCGAGGAGGCGACCGCCAGCCTCGAGCGTACCCGTCGCAAGGCGCTCTTGGCCGAGTTGGCCGGCGCGGCAGCTCACGAGCTCAACCAACCCTTGACCAGCTTGCTTGGCTACGCCGAGTTCGTCGCGGAGCGTCTCGCCGAAGACTCGACGCTGCAGCGGCCCGTCCAGATCATCATGCGCGAGGGGCAACGGATCGCCGAAATCGTGCGCAAGATCGGTCGAATCACCAGTTACCGCACCAAAGAGTATGTCGCCGGGGCCAAGATCGTCGACCTCGACGCTTCGCTGTTCGACAGCGATCCTGACTTCGACCCCTCCCTCTGGCTCGACTCCGAGCAAGGGGAGAGCGAAGAACCCTAA
- a CDS encoding PAS domain-containing sensor histidine kinase, with translation MPTATPKSAPADSTKKSALQTAVAVMMPALDQVAAIVVVHDEQGFVVACNRAFEQHTGLSTAQLAGERLEAIGEFSCDEQSPGVLDAVLFDADGGEALALKLRECSLGLEAGTALVGHPEQASLSELEDRLAQAQRLMDLGQLATGVAHELKNPLTSILNYADYLLDKYRGQFFEKRDGERLQRIVDGVERMDRFVRDLLQLARTDETLSYESVSVHEAVHSAVGLCAITLDSATISVTSRLEAPEARVCGVRSQLEQVFVNLITNGADAMPAGGGSIEVAVEACDGTVVCRITDDGEGMSESTRERIFEPFFTTRAESDGTGLGLALVRTIVDRHGGEICVESTPGQGTSFIVTLPLAD, from the coding sequence ATGCCTACTGCCACACCCAAATCGGCTCCAGCGGACTCGACAAAGAAGAGCGCGCTGCAGACCGCCGTCGCAGTGATGATGCCTGCCCTCGATCAGGTGGCCGCCATCGTCGTGGTCCACGACGAACAAGGGTTTGTCGTGGCATGTAATCGTGCCTTCGAGCAACATACGGGTCTATCGACAGCGCAACTCGCCGGAGAGCGCCTCGAGGCGATCGGCGAGTTTTCATGCGACGAGCAAAGCCCGGGCGTTCTCGATGCGGTCCTCTTCGACGCGGACGGAGGCGAGGCCCTGGCTTTGAAACTTCGCGAGTGTTCCCTGGGGTTGGAAGCGGGGACCGCGCTCGTCGGGCATCCCGAACAGGCGTCTTTGAGCGAGCTTGAAGATCGTCTGGCTCAGGCTCAACGCTTGATGGACCTCGGACAACTCGCCACCGGAGTCGCTCACGAGCTCAAGAATCCGTTGACCAGCATTCTCAACTACGCTGACTACCTGCTCGACAAGTACCGCGGCCAGTTTTTCGAGAAGCGAGACGGTGAGCGCCTGCAGCGCATCGTCGACGGCGTCGAGCGGATGGATCGGTTCGTGCGCGACTTACTCCAACTGGCGCGTACCGACGAGACGCTGTCCTACGAGAGTGTCTCGGTCCACGAAGCTGTGCACAGTGCGGTGGGGCTCTGTGCGATCACCTTGGACTCGGCCACCATCAGCGTGACGAGCCGGCTCGAAGCCCCAGAGGCGCGTGTCTGCGGGGTGCGAAGTCAGCTCGAACAGGTATTCGTCAATCTGATTACCAACGGAGCCGACGCCATGCCTGCCGGCGGTGGCTCCATCGAAGTCGCTGTCGAAGCGTGCGATGGCACGGTGGTTTGCCGGATCACCGACGACGGGGAGGGGATGTCCGAGTCGACGCGCGAGCGTATCTTCGAGCCATTCTTCACCACCCGTGCGGAGTCTGACGGGACCGGTCTCGGGTTGGCGCTGGTCCGCACGATCGTCGACCGTCACGGCGGCGAGATTTGTGTCGAGTCGACGCCGGGGCAGGGCACCTCGTTCATCGTTACCTTACCACTGGCGGACTGA
- a CDS encoding nucleotide exchange factor GrpE, producing MIEVLLAIIAIGIAGFTWYAVTARRRQTDLQAQSQQKLGQLRSEHEKRVERMRRKFSDVEARGHLDFAADLLPALDALGQALAESGESADIDALREGLEMVDRELVSVLGKHGIAVVSPCPGDAFDPNVHEAVTIVETEDFEAGSVAECFRPGYVHEDRVLRAAAVSVTKQAVTKQAAVTSQEADDPEDADQAGDREPDEVSPEAVDDEELEGSPETGSSSRL from the coding sequence TTGATCGAAGTATTGCTCGCAATCATCGCCATCGGCATCGCAGGATTCACCTGGTACGCCGTCACGGCGCGCCGGCGTCAGACCGACCTGCAGGCTCAGAGTCAGCAAAAACTCGGCCAACTGCGCTCGGAGCACGAAAAGCGCGTGGAGCGCATGCGCCGAAAATTTAGCGACGTGGAAGCGCGCGGCCACCTCGATTTTGCCGCCGATCTGCTGCCCGCCCTCGATGCGCTCGGTCAAGCGCTCGCCGAATCGGGTGAGTCCGCTGACATCGACGCGCTGCGTGAAGGCCTCGAGATGGTCGACCGGGAGCTCGTGTCCGTGCTCGGAAAACACGGCATCGCAGTTGTGAGCCCCTGCCCCGGGGACGCATTCGACCCCAATGTTCATGAAGCCGTCACCATCGTGGAGACCGAGGACTTTGAGGCCGGCAGCGTCGCCGAATGCTTCCGGCCCGGCTACGTCCACGAAGATCGCGTACTGCGCGCGGCGGCCGTATCAGTGACGAAGCAAGCAGTGACGAAACAAGCAGCCGTCACCTCACAGGAAGCGGACGACCCCGAGGACGCCGATCAAGCGGGCGATCGGGAGCCCGATGAAGTCTCGCCTGAGGCGGTCGACGACGAGGAGCTCGAGGGTTCACCGGAGACAGGCTCCTCTTCACGGCTGTAG
- a CDS encoding response regulator, with the protein MEPTRKVMILDDNILDVMEVEEYLEEGGYQVVKLSSPNGVLSKIDYEQPEILLLDMQMPRLNMEELLEELRGSVEYEDLVIVLFSDMEAETMQQYCINNDINGYFCKSMDVTQIADFLDNFYEI; encoded by the coding sequence ATGGAGCCGACGCGCAAGGTGATGATACTCGACGACAACATCCTCGATGTGATGGAGGTCGAGGAGTACCTTGAAGAAGGGGGATATCAAGTCGTCAAGCTGTCTTCGCCGAATGGCGTGCTGTCGAAGATCGACTACGAGCAGCCCGAGATTCTTCTGCTCGATATGCAGATGCCCCGTCTCAACATGGAAGAGCTGCTCGAAGAACTTCGCGGCTCGGTCGAGTACGAAGATTTGGTCATCGTGCTCTTCAGTGACATGGAAGCCGAGACGATGCAGCAGTACTGCATCAACAACGACATCAACGGATATTTCTGTAAGTCGATGGACGTCACCCAGATCGCTGACTTCCTCGACAACTTTTACGAGATCTGA